In Pseudomonas campi, the sequence CTGCTCCAGCTTGCCCTGCAGGCCGCCGTAGATGGTGTAGTCGTAGGCGGTGAACTTGACCACGGCCTTCTGCCCGGGATGGAGGAAGGCGATGTCCTGCGGGCGGATGCGCGCCTCGACCAGCAGGCTGTCGTCCAGCGGCACGATTTCCACCAGGTCGCTGCCTGGCTGGATCACCCCGCCGATGGTGTTGACCAGCAACTGCTTGACGATGCCGCGCACCGGCGAGGTGACCAGGGTGCGGTTGACCCGGTCTTCCAGGGCCTTGCCGGTTGCCTGGATCTTGCTCAGCTCGGTACGCGCCTCGTTCAGCTCGGTTAGCGCATCGCTGCGGAACCGTCCGCGAGTCTCGTCGATCTTGCGCTGCACTTCCTTGATCGCCGACTCGGCACGCGGAATCGCCAGGCTGGTAGCATCCAGTTGACCGCGGTTCTCCGCCTCGGTGCGGCGCAGGCGCAGCAGCTCGACCTGGGACATGGCGCCCTGGGCCACCAGCGGCTCGGACATCTCGATCTCCTGGCGCAGGAAACCCAGACTGCGGCTGTACTGCTCGCGCTTGGAGGCGAACTCGCGCAGCTCCTGCTGGCGCTGGATCAGTTGCTCTTCCAGCCCCGCCACTTCGTCGCGCAGCTGCTGCTGGCGACTCTCGAACAGCGCCTGTTCGCTGGACGCCAGATGCGGCACGGCTTCGACCGCTTTGGCCGGCATGCTCAACGGCCGCCCTTCGATCTCGGCACTGAGGCGCTCGACGCGCAGCAGCAGGGCGAAACGATCGGCCTCGGTCTCGCCGACGTTGGAGGCGAAGCGCGTGTCGTCCAGGCGCAGCAGCGGCGCGCCCGCCTCCACCACCTGGCCTTCGCGGACGAACAGTTCGGCGACGATGCCGCCTTCCAGGTTCTGGATCTTCTGCAACTTGGACGAGGGAATGGCCTTGCCATCGCCGCGGGTGACTTCGTCGACCACGGCAAAGTGCGCCCACAGCAGGCCGAAGGCGAAGAAGGCGATCAGGCTCCAGATGGTCAGGCGCACCAGGCGCGGCGCGTCTTCCACCAGGGCCTTGCGGACTTCCGGCATGGGCTGCCCGTCCAGCGAGGCGCGGCCCTTGAAATAGCTGC encodes:
- a CDS encoding HlyD family type I secretion periplasmic adaptor subunit, whose amino-acid sequence is MSLESFKAQLRSYFKGRASLDGQPMPEVRKALVEDAPRLVRLTIWSLIAFFAFGLLWAHFAVVDEVTRGDGKAIPSSKLQKIQNLEGGIVAELFVREGQVVEAGAPLLRLDDTRFASNVGETEADRFALLLRVERLSAEIEGRPLSMPAKAVEAVPHLASSEQALFESRQQQLRDEVAGLEEQLIQRQQELREFASKREQYSRSLGFLRQEIEMSEPLVAQGAMSQVELLRLRRTEAENRGQLDATSLAIPRAESAIKEVQRKIDETRGRFRSDALTELNEARTELSKIQATGKALEDRVNRTLVTSPVRGIVKQLLVNTIGGVIQPGSDLVEIVPLDDSLLVEARIRPQDIAFLHPGQKAVVKFTAYDYTIYGGLQGKLEQIGADTITDEEGNSFYLIQLRTDKSHLGTEERPLLIIPGMVASVDIITGKKSVLSYLLKPIIRAQSEALRER